Part of the Procambarus clarkii isolate CNS0578487 chromosome 79, FALCON_Pclarkii_2.0, whole genome shotgun sequence genome, AAGGGAGCCAGAACACCCCAGAGGGAGCCAGAACACCCCAGAGGGGAGCAGAACACCCCAGAGGGAGCCAGAACACCCCAGAGGGAGCCAGAACACCCCAGAGGGGAGCAGAACACCCCAGAGGGAAGCAGAATACCCCAGAGGGAGCCAGAACACCCCAGAGGGGAGCAGAACACCCCAGAGGGAGCTAGAACACCCCAGAGGGAGCCAGAACACCCCAGAGGGGAGCAGAACACCCCAGAGGGAGCCAGAACACCCCAGAGGGAGCCAGAACACCCCAGAGGGAGCCAGAACACCCCAAAGGGAGCCAGAACACCCCAGAGGGGAGCAGAACACCCCAGAGGGAGCCAGAACACCCCAGAGGGAGCCAGAACACCCCAAAGGGAGCCAGAACACCCCAGAGGGAGCCAGAACACCCCAGAGGGAGCCAGAACACCCCAGAGGGAGCCAGAACACCCCAGAGGGAGCCAGAACACCCCAGAGGGAGTCAGAACACCCCAGAGGGGAGCAGAACACCCCAGAGGGGAGCCAAAACACCCCAGAGGGGAGCCAGAACACCCCAGAGGGAAGCAGAACATCCCAGAGGGGAGCCAGAACACCCCAGAGGGATCCAAAACACCCCAGAGGGGAGCCAGAACACCCCAGAGGGAAGCAGAACATCCCAGAGGGGAGCCAGAACACCCCAGAGGGATCCAAAACACCCCAGAGGTAATTTATATGCTCGCGAGTGGAGGTAAAATGTATATAAATGAATCTCTGGAGCTCCAGCGCAGTCTTAGGGAGGATATTCTGATATATTTATTATGGAAATTTGTTAATGATATGCAAGGTacgcggcgggggggggggaggggggcgggggcggggcgggggggggggggggggggaggggggcggggcggggcggggggggggggggggggggagggggggcggggcggggcggggggggggggggaggggggcggggcggggcggggcgggggggggggggggggtctaattACGTCAAAAATGGTTTTGTTGTTATTGGATTTATATTGGTTTAAATTAATTGAATTATTTTGGTGATAGATGGGctacacgcgcgcacacgcacgcgtacacacattcacacacacacacacacacacacacacacacacacacacacacacacacacacacacacacacacacacacacacacacacacactcatacacacacacacaaggtatgccactagactagtcccagaactaagaggcatgagttacgaggaaaggctgcgggaaatgcaccttacgacactggaagacagaagagtaaggggagacatgatcacaacctacaaaatcctcagaggaatcgaccgggtaaacaaggataaactattcaacactggtgggacgcgaacaaggggacacaggtggaaactgagtacccacatgagccacagagacgttagaaggaactttttcagtgtcagaatagttaacggatggaatgcattaggcagtgatgtggtggaggctgactccatacacagttttaaatgtagatatgatagagcccagtaggctcaggaatctgtacaccagttgattgacagttgagaggcgggaccaaagagccaaagctcaacccccgcaagcacaaataggtgagtacaaataggtgagtacacacacacacacacacaattataaaaaattatagtcgcagtcatatataatccaccaccaaatgacagaagacctagacaggaatatgatagaaacaacatggccaccattaacataatagaaagagcagcttctgttgctagcaggaatggatctggactactaattatgggagacttcaaccatgggaagatagattggaagaacagagacccgcatggaggaccagaaacatggagagctaagctgctggacgtggcaacaagaaactttctaagccagcataccaaagagccaacaagaatgagaggagaagatgaaccagcaatgcttgatttgatatttaccctaaatgaatgggatataagggaagttaagatggaagcgcccttgggaatgagtgaccacagtgtattgaactttgagtacctggtagagctaggacttatctccccccaaaaagaactaggaatcaaaaggctggcataccgaaaggggaattatgaacagatgagaagtttcctaagtgaaataccttgggacacagacctcagagacaagtctgtacagggtatgatggactatgttacccaaaagtgtcaggaggcagtaaacaggttcatcccggcccaaagggaaaaatccgagaagcaacaaaagaatccatggtataatagggcatgtatggaagcgaagaaactgaacaagaaggcgtggaggaacttccggaataacagaacaccagaaagcagggagagataccagagaaccaggaatgagtacgtcagggtgagaagagaagcagagaaaatttttgaaaatgatatagcaaacaaagccaagaccgaaccaaagctactccacagtcacatcagaaggaaaacaacagtgaaagaacaggtattgaaacttagaacaggcgaggacaggtatacagagaatgacagagaggtgtgtgaggaactcaacaagaggttccaggaggtcttcacaatagaacagggtgaggtcactgtgctaggagaaagggaggtaaaccaggcggcctcggaggagttcgaaattacgagagaggaggtcaagagacacctgctggatctggatgttagaaaggcggttggtccagatgggatctcaccatgggtactgaaagagtgtgctgaggcactttgcttgccactctccatagtgtatagtaaatcactagagacgggagacctaccagaaatatggaagacggcgaatgtggtcccaatatacaaaaagggcgacagacaagaggcactgaactacaggccagtgtccttgacttgtataccatgcaaggtgatggagaagatcgtgagaaaaaacctggtaacacatctggagagaagggacttcgtgacaaatcgccaacatggattcagggagggtaaatcttgccttacaggcttgatagaattctacgatcaggtgacacagattaagcaagaaagagagggctgggcggactgcattttcttggattgtcggaaagcctttgacacagtaccgcataagaggctggtacataagctggagagacaggcaggtgtagctggtaaggtgctccagtggataagggagtatctaagcaataggaagcagagagttacggtgaggggcgagacctccgattggcgtgaagtcaccagtggagtcccacagggctctgtactcggtcctatcttgtttctgatatatgtaaatgatctcccggagggtatcgattcatttctctcaatgtttgcggacgatgctaaaattatgagaaggattaaaacagaagaggactgtttgaggcttcaagaagacctagacaagctgaaggaatggtcgaacaaatggttgttagagtttaacccaaccaaatgtaatgtaatgaagataggtgtagggagcaggaggccagatacaaggtatcatctgggagaggaaattcttcaggagtcagagaaggaaaaagacttgggggttgatatcacgccagacctgtctcctgcagcacatatcaagcggataacatcagcggcatatgccaggctggccaacatacgaacggcattcagaaacttgtgtaaagaatcattcagaactttgtataccacatatgtcaggccaatcctggagtatgcagccccagcatggagtccatatctagtcaaggataagactaaactggaaaaggttcaaaggtttgccaccagactagtacccgagctgagaggtatgagctacgaggagagactacgggaattaaacctcacttcgctggaagacagaagagttaggggggacatgatcaccacattcaagattctgaaggggattgatagggtagataaagacagtctatttaacacaaggggaacacgcacaaggggacacaggtggaaactgagtgcccaaatgagccacagagatattagaaagaacttgtttagtgtcagagtggttgacaaatggaatgcattagggggtgatgtggtggaggctgactccatacacagtttcaagtgtagatatgacagagcccgataggctcaggaatctgtacacctgttgattgacggttgagaggcgggaccaaagagccagagctcaacccccgcaaacacaactaggtgagtacaactaggtgagtacacacacacacacacacacacacacacacacacacacacacacacacacacacacacacacacacacacacaaagaatgaACTTGTAATGTaccggaaagaataattaggctacgactggttgcacacctggagaacattaggtttgtgaacaaacatcaacatgggttctggaatgggaaatcgtgcctaaccttttggaattctatgataaaataacgaggataaaacaggacagagatggttgggtagactgcatatttctggactgccaaaaagcctttgatacagtgtcgAAATTGTTTAGAACGGGTGGTAGgcgatcaaggggacacaggtggaagctgagtacccacatgagccacagagacgttagaaagaaattttcagtgtcagagtagttagtaaatggaatgcattaggcagtgatgtggtggaggctgactccatacacagtttcaaacgaaGAGCTCTGatcgacagttaagaggcgggactatcttatcttgaggttatcttgagatgatttcggggccttttagtgtccccgcggcccggtcctcgaccaggcctccacccccaggaagcagcccgtgacagctgactaactcccaggtacctatttactgctaggtaacaggggcattcagggtgaaagaaacttttgcccatttgtttctgcctcgtgcgggaatcgaacccgcgccacagaattacgagtcctgcgcgctatccaccaggctacgaggccccctaggaGGAGCCAAAGAACTaaggagccaaagttcaacccccgtaaacacaactaggtgagtacacacatacgcaCAGACTGCATATTCCTTGACTGTCGGAAGGCTGTTGACACAGTCCCGCATGAAATACTCCTCCTCAAACTAAACAAGTAGGTTGACATCTGGAAGAGTGCTAAGGTGGACCAGAGAGTACCTCTCAGGCAGGAAACAAAGGGTTAAAGTGAgagcagagacatcagagtggagagagagaggttacTTGAGACGAAAGGTCAACTACAGCTCTGAGATGAATCACAGGTTCGGTAGACAGGTTTCAACTGGCTTCCCTGAACTCATTGACGATGCTGGGAGCAGGTTTCCTTTACATGGTGGAAGTACAGTTTGGGCGGGAGTCTCGGCTGACAGACTCAGTTTGGGCGGGAGTCTCGGCTGACAGACTCAGTTTGGGCGGGAGTCTCGGCTGACACTCAGACTCAGTTTGGGCGGGAGTCTCCGGCTGACAGACTCAGTTTGGGCGGGAGTCTCGGCTGACAGACTCAGTTTGGGCGGGAGTCTCGGCTGACAGACTCAGTTTGGGCGGGAGTCTCGGCTGACAGACTCAGTTTGGGCGGGAGTCTCGGCTGACACTCAGTATCTCAGCTATCCAAGAATGAGAACAATTACGACCGTCAGCCGGCCAAGTTTCCAACCTTTTAACCGGTTCATCAGCCTCCTTCTCCTGATGGTTTGTTGGtttagattcagccactcggaacaaaaagttccaagtagcacgggctatggtgagccccgcagTGAACTTAGTTACCATCTTCTCTTGGTAACACTCGGTTCTCTACCTATTAGGAAGGTCTCACCGATACAAAAAAAAGTGCAACACTGGATTTGACAATGATTTGAGACAGATATGTTGATTTGTGATTGGGGTTTGAAATAGCAGGCGCCATGCATTATTTTACATGACTGGTGgccggtagctgagcggacagaacactggacgcgtgatcctgtggtcccgggttcgatcccgggcgccggcgagaaacagtgggcagagtttctttcaccctgatgctcctgttacctagcagtaaataggtacctgggagttagtcagctgtcacgggctgcttcctgggggtggaggcctggtcgaggaccgggccgcggggacactaagccccgaaattatctcaagatgcaTTCACACTATCAACGCTTTGCTTCTCCAACCTTCTCTATCTCTTTCTGTCCaaccgcttgggctggacggtagggcgacggtctagcttcatgcaggtcggggttcaatccccgaccgtccacaagcggttggggaccattccttttcccccgtcccatcccaaatccttatcctgaccccttcccagtgctatattgtcgtaatggcttggcgctttccccctgataattccctttcctCCTATTCCTTTCTACATCTTTATCCTTCTCTACCTCTTCCCATTTTCTTATttatctctcccccttctcttctACACTTATCCACTCTTCTCTACCTATCTCCACTCTCTATCTTTAGATGTTCCTTTATCTCTCCATTCATCTCTACCTCTCTAGACCTCTCCACCCGTCCCTACCTATTCATCCCTTCCTACTTTTCTACCCTTTCTTACCTTTCCACACCTGCCTACCCCCATCCTCCCTTTCtactccctccccctcttctATGTTTACCCACCTCCCTATCTCTCTATTTCTGAATGACATGGGGATACGCAAGCTGTCTGTGAACACTTGTACAGATGCGTATAGGTGTGAACAGGTGCGTAcaggtgtgtacacgtgtgtacaGATGCGTATAGGTGTGAACAGGTGGGAACAGGTGCGTACGGGTGCGTACAGGTGCGTACAGATGTGTACAGATGTGAACAGGTGTGTACAGATGCGTACAGGTGCGTACAGATGTGAACAGGTGTGTACAGATGCGTACAGGTGCGTACAGATGTGAACAGGTGTGTACAGATGCGTAcaggtgtgtacacgtgtgtacaGATGCGTATAGGTGTGAACAGGTGGGAACAGGTGCgtacaggtgtgtacaggtgCGTCCAGATGTGAACAGGTGTGTACAGGTGCGTACAGATGCGTACAGGTGTGTACAGATGCGTACAGGTGCGTACAGATGTGaacaggtgtgtacaggtgtgtacaggtgCGTACAGATGCGTACAGGTGTGTACAAGTGTGTACAGGTACAGGTGTCATACACTAGTGGCCCTGAGTCTACCAGGAGCCAAAGTCTATGGCATCACCAATGGCTCAGCGAAGCACTTCTGGAACTGGTCAACTGGGAGATCTCTCCATAATGTACTCTAGTATATTGTACACACAAACCCACTTGTTAAAACACGAGTTGTGTACAGCGGTAGGAGTTCCAATTTGTCTAGGCCAGAATGTAAATTCTATCTCGTCACTAGGATTTTCATCCtgttgcccctgttcacctagcagtaaataggtacctaagagTTAGACGGCTGCTTCCTTTCGGGTACTTCACTTTTTACCTCAACCTGCTACCCCAGaagctggggctagattcacgaagcagttacgcaagcacttacgaacgtgtccatctttcctcaatctttgacgactttggttacatttattaaacagtttacaagcaggaaaacttgccaatcaactgttgttattgttataaacagcctcctggtgcttccgagctcattaactgtttaataattgtaaacaaagccgccaaagattgagaaaagatgtacacgttcgtaagtgcttgcgtaactgcttcgtgaatctggcccccaggttcgtaagtgttggcgtaactgcttcgtgaatctggcccccaggttcgtaagtgttggcgtaactgcttcgtgaatctggcccctggcttttATCGGGGTCCGTAGTGGGTAGAGGCGCAGGAGAGTGAAGCGCAATACATTCCCTTGTGTTCATGCGCGTTCTTCCACCTCCAGAGCCCATGTGGGGAGCGACAAGGCCCACGAGTCGCACCGTTTTGGTagatctgctctctctctctctctctctctctcctctcccttgggGAAGGCCTCTGACTCCACCACGATCATCCTATTGATTctttcctccctcctcgcccttccttccttctctgggATTGCTGCATTAGTCGTGCTGGTCACCACACGGGTTTCTCGCGGTCCTGGCTTCGATGATGGAGTCCGTTCTGCACCTCGAGTTCCGGGTCAACTTCTTTGTTTTGATGGCTTTTGATTGACTCTTATTTTGGTCTTCGACTCCGGGATTGTTTTTTTTTCCTGCTGATCTGTTTTCCTGCTGATCTGTTGTGTTGGTGATCTGTTTTCCTGCTGATCTGTTGTGTTGGTGATCTGTTTTCCTGCTGATCTGTTGTGTTGGTGATCTGTTTTCCTGCTGATCTGTTGTGTGGGTGATCTGTTTTCCTGCTGATCTGTTGTGTTGGTGATCTGTTTTCCTGCTGATCTGTAGTGTGGGTGATCTGTTTTCCTGCTGATCTGTAGTGTGGGTgatctgttttcctcctgatctgTTGTGTGGGTAATCTGTTTTCCTGCTGATCTGTTGTGTGGGTAATCTGTTTTCCTGCTGATCTGTAGTGTGGGTgatctgttttcctcctgatctgTTGTGTGGGTAATCTGTTTTCCTGCTGATCTGTTGTGTGGGTAATCTGTTTTCCTGTTGATCTGTTGTGTGGGTAATCTGTTTTCCTGCTGATCTGTTGTGTGGGTGATCTGTTTTCCTGTTGATCTGTTGTGTGGGTGATCTGTTTTCCTGCTGATCTGTTGTGTTGGTGATCTGTTTTCCTGCTGATCTGTTGTGTGGGTGATCTGTTTTCCTGCTGATCTGTTGTGTTGGTGATCTGTTTTCCTGCTGATCTGTTGTGTGGGTGATCTGTTTTCCTGCTGATCTGTTGTGTTGGTGATCTGTTTTCCTGCTGATCTGTTGTGTGGGTGATCTGTTTTCCTGCTGATCTGTTGTGTGGGTGATCTGTTTTCCTGCTGATCTGTTGTGTGGGTGATGATGGTGTCCACCGGCGTCGCTGTCCAGGCTCCCTGTCTCCCGAAGTCCACCTGGATGTTCCGTCTCGATCGGTTCCCTGTCTCATGAACCGTCAATTTGCACCTTCACGGTGGCTGTGTTCTGAGGtcccatccctggaaacacaaaccaaaactgtctctattttccgcttgttacaacttgtaataaagttgttacatcttggcttaacgtgtttatgacgtattagaacgttgttacaacatgctatattggttgttataactggttaggaagtgttaaaacttattcgaacgttgtaccaacgtcgtagtttcggtgtgtgtttggcgggttctgCCTGATGTCTTCAAGACAATTCTTCCATATTTGAGTTACTCTTTATCTTGATTTCACAAATCCCGACCTAATTTGTTTCCAATTTTTCCTGCTTAGTCCTTGCTTTAATGTCtgtttatgatttttttttttcaaatatatcTTTTATTTAATCGAATATAGGCTACTTTTATTGGGATTTTTCTGACCTTAATGTTTTGATCTCTCAGTTCGCCGGCTGATGTCTCTGGGAACCGCTCATGTTGACTATTGCCACCAgatgcggctagtttattgtgcaccccatactcaccctgcggGCGGTAGCGCAAAAATGTTTACAGAGGGTACAAAAGGTCTTTATTagacctattattattattattggtgctcatcacactacttgtttcttaaggtCATATGTCATTTATCAATTATAAGGGAAGgcaactatcttgaggttatcttgagatgatttcggggctttttagtgtccccgcggcccggtcctcgaccaggcctccacccccaggaagcagcccgtgacagctgactaactcccgagtacctatttactgctaggtaacaggggcattcagggtaaaagaaactttgcccatttgtttctgcctcgtgcgggaatcgaaccctagccacagaattacgagtcctgcgcgctatccaccaggctttcgtggtcCCGAAAGGGGGCCACGGGAAAAGGGGAtatatcaggggaaagcgttTTCCTCGAAAGTATTATCTGCAGTGTTTTTCAACCTCCAGCCTACCAATTTCTTGTGTTGATATTAAGATCATCTTAGATTTGTTTACTGTCGTTATTACTCGTGTTAAAGTGGTTTAACTGTTAACAGAGACTATGGGACGATGCTGTTTATAATGCCCGAGGCTGTTGTCCATACCTGTATGTTCCGTCGTCACCTGTTCCGTCGTCTGCTGTTCCGTTGTCTGCTGTTTCGTCGTCACCTGTTCCGTCGTCACCTGT contains:
- the LOC123764573 gene encoding serine/arginine-rich splicing factor 4-like, which codes for MKVIDIGYGGSRHEHHIKRSDMAAGEPIETEHPGGLRETGSLDSDAGGHHHHPHNRSAGKQITHTTDQQENRSPTQQISRKTDHQHNRSAGKQITHTTDQQENRSPTQQISRKTDHPHNRSAGKQITNTTDQQENRSPTQQINRKTDHPHNRSAGKQITHTTDQQENRLPTQQISRKTDYPHNRSGGKQITHTTDQQENRLPTQQISRKTDYPHNRSGGKQITHTTDQQENRSPTLQISRKTDHQHNRSAGKQITHTTDQQENRSPTQQISRKTDHQHNRSAGKQITNTTDQQENRSAGKKNNPGVEDQNKSQSKAIKTKKLTRNSRCRTDSIIEARTARNPCGDQHD